The genomic window TTGCCCGGCGACGGTGTCGGTTCCGCCGCCGTCGAGGGGCTGATCCTGGGCAGCTACCGGTTCAACGAGTTCCGCAGCGACAAGACCGCCCCGAAAGACAAAGGGCTGCGCAAGATTACGCTGCTCGCCTCGCCATCCGGGGGAGCCAAAGAGGCCAAGAAGCAGGCCGCGCACGGTGCGGCCGTCGCGACCGCGGTGGCCACCGCCCGCGATCTCGTCAACACTCCCCCGAGTCATCTCTACCCGGCCGAATTTGCCAAGCGCGCAAAGTCTTTGGGCGAATCCGTCGGCCTCGAGGTTGAGGTGCTCGACGAAAAGGCGCTGCAGAAGGCCGGTTACGGCGGCATCGTCGGCGTCGGGCAGGGCTCGTCACGGCCCCCGCGGCTGGTGCGCTTGACCCACCGCGGTTCGAAGCTGGCCAAAGGCAAGCAGGGGAAGGCCAAGAAGCTAGTGGCTCTGGTCGGCAAGGGCGTCACGTTCGACACCGGCGGCATCTCGATCAAGCCGGCGGCGGGGATGCACCACATGACCTCGGACATGGGCGGGGCCGCCGCGGTGGTCGCGACCGTCGCGCTGGCCGCGCAGCTGGGCCTGCCGATCGACGTGATCGCCACCGTGCCCGTCGCCGAGAACATGCCGTCGGGTACGGCGCAGCGCCCCGGCGACGTGCTGACGCAATACGGCGGCATCACCGTCGAGGTGCAGAACACCGACGCCGAGGGCCGGCTGATCCTGGCCGACGCCATCGTGCGCGCATGCGAGGACAAGCCGAACTATCTGATCGAGACGTCCACGCTCACCGGCGCGCAGACCGTGGCCCTCGGTGCGCGCGTCCCCGGAGTGATGGGCAGCGACGAATTTCGCGACCGCGTCGCGTCGATCTCGCAGCAGGTAGGTGAGAACGGCTGGCCGATGCCGCTGCCCGACGAACTCAAGGATGACCTGAAGTCGACCGTGGCCGATCTGTCCAACATCAGCGGGCAGCGCTTCGCCGGCATGCTGGTGGCCGGGATCTTCCTGCGCGAGTTCGTGGCGGACGGCGTCGAATGGGCGCACATCGATGTGGCCGGCCCGGCGTACAACACCAGCGGCCCGTGGGGGTATTCGCCCAAGGGCGCGACCGGCGTGCCGACCCGCACCTTGTTCGCGGTGCTCGAGGACATCGCCGAGAACGGTTAGCGGGTCAGCAGTTCGGTGACGGCTCGGTACAGCCTGGGCCGCAGCCGTGCGCTAGTGGACCTGGCTGGGCTCGCGGCGCCGCGCCAGCGCCTCCAGCCGCCATAAACACTCGCGGTTGCGCGCATACACCGCGGCCAACACCAGCCGATCGGGGATCAGGTTCATCGGCCCGGACTCCGGTACCTCGATCATGTCGATGCGGCACCCGTCTTCGATATCGGTGAGCCGCAGCGTGATCCGGGCTGCTCCCAACAGCCCGACGTGTGCGCGCAGGACGAGTTCCTCACCGGGCGTGCAGCTTT from Mycobacterium shigaense includes these protein-coding regions:
- a CDS encoding SRPBCC family protein; this translates as MPKQESSKQQMATSREVSASRRQVWDAMVDGWTYTQWVVGNSRTRAVDPRWPQPGSTIRHSVGVWPLVINDKTVVESCTPGEELVLRAHVGLLGAARITLRLTDIEDGCRIDMIEVPESGPMNLIPDRLVLAAVYARNRECLWRLEALARRREPSQVH
- a CDS encoding leucyl aminopeptidase produces the protein MTSETGYQAPSVNVATSLPKRAAGSSVLLVPVVSTGSGDESQDRSGAVVLTCEPLLSAEAIEEIEADLIALGATGGSEQVHRLVVPALPVTSVLTIGLGKHRAEWPADVIRRAAGVAARSLGNAEVVITTLAELPGDGVGSAAVEGLILGSYRFNEFRSDKTAPKDKGLRKITLLASPSGGAKEAKKQAAHGAAVATAVATARDLVNTPPSHLYPAEFAKRAKSLGESVGLEVEVLDEKALQKAGYGGIVGVGQGSSRPPRLVRLTHRGSKLAKGKQGKAKKLVALVGKGVTFDTGGISIKPAAGMHHMTSDMGGAAAVVATVALAAQLGLPIDVIATVPVAENMPSGTAQRPGDVLTQYGGITVEVQNTDAEGRLILADAIVRACEDKPNYLIETSTLTGAQTVALGARVPGVMGSDEFRDRVASISQQVGENGWPMPLPDELKDDLKSTVADLSNISGQRFAGMLVAGIFLREFVADGVEWAHIDVAGPAYNTSGPWGYSPKGATGVPTRTLFAVLEDIAENG